A single Bacillus sp. HMF5848 DNA region contains:
- the cps2T gene encoding beta 1-4 rhamnosyltransferase Cps2T, whose amino-acid sequence MKNIFIIGSKGIPSNYGGFETFVDKLTLYKKSENIKYHVSCLSNNNEEFEYNGARCFNVKTPEVGPAKAVLYDIISLQRVYDYIVNHKIQDAIVYILACRVGPFIKTYKNKFDNLSIPLYVNPDGHEWKRAKWNWAIRKYWKYSERLMVKNSDLLICDSVAIQKYIIEEYRKYKPKTTYIAYGATINKPEHINVNKYRSWLKKWSLKEKEYYLIVGRFVEENNYETIIREFMRSKTSKSLVIVTNVEKNKFYKKLKDKTRFDTDKRIKFVGTIYEQELIYQVRKGGYGYLHGHEVGGTNPSLLEAMATTPLNLLLDVEFNREVAHNAALYFGKEINSLMKVIQIADNITDTEIVDIERKAKIRILEGYSWDSIVFKYEKLFLGE is encoded by the coding sequence ATGAAAAATATTTTTATTATAGGAAGCAAAGGAATACCTTCAAACTATGGGGGATTTGAAACATTTGTAGATAAATTAACATTATATAAAAAATCAGAAAACATAAAGTATCATGTCTCCTGTTTGTCCAATAATAACGAAGAATTTGAATATAATGGTGCAAGGTGTTTTAATGTAAAAACTCCTGAAGTAGGGCCGGCAAAGGCAGTGTTATATGATATTATTTCATTACAACGTGTGTATGATTATATAGTAAATCATAAAATACAAGATGCAATTGTATATATTTTAGCTTGCAGAGTTGGGCCATTTATAAAAACATACAAGAACAAGTTTGATAATCTGAGTATACCTTTATATGTAAATCCGGATGGACATGAATGGAAGAGAGCTAAGTGGAATTGGGCAATTCGTAAGTACTGGAAGTATTCTGAAAGATTAATGGTTAAAAACTCAGATTTGTTAATCTGTGACTCAGTTGCAATACAAAAATATATTATAGAAGAATATAGGAAATATAAACCCAAAACAACATATATTGCATATGGTGCTACAATTAATAAACCAGAGCACATAAATGTTAACAAATATAGAAGTTGGCTAAAAAAGTGGAGTTTAAAAGAAAAAGAATATTACTTAATAGTAGGTCGTTTTGTAGAAGAAAATAATTATGAAACAATTATTCGTGAATTTATGAGATCAAAAACTAGTAAATCACTTGTTATAGTGACTAATGTTGAAAAAAATAAGTTTTACAAAAAATTAAAGGACAAAACTAGGTTTGATACTGATAAACGAATAAAGTTTGTTGGAACAATTTACGAGCAAGAGCTGATATATCAAGTTAGAAAAGGCGGATATGGATATTTGCATGGCCATGAAGTAGGAGGCACGAATCCATCGTTATTAGAGGCTATGGCAACTACACCATTGAATTTACTGTTAGACGTAGAATTCAACAGAGAAGTTGCGCATAATGCTGCTTTATATTTTGGGAAAGAAATCAATTCTCTCATGAAAGTAATCCAAATAGCTGATAATATAACAGATACTGAAATCGTTGATATAGAAAGAAAGGCAAAGATAAGAATTTTAGAGGGTTATTCTTGGGATAGTATTGTGTTTAAATATGAAAAACTATTTTTAGGGGAATGA
- a CDS encoding sugar transferase, whose translation MSDYAKSEAHRVSSIGQNWIDLNDTRIYLTVKRLIDMLGALVGLILLSPLFLFVALAIKVEDPKGPIFFAQTRVGKNGEEFKMYKFRSMVSDAEEKLKELLKYNETTGPLFKIKNDPRITKIGRFIRKTSIDELPQLWNVLIGDMSLVGPRPPLPREVAQYSKYDKQRLLVTPGCTGLWQVSGRSNIGFDEMVELDLKYIKERNIILDIKIILKTVLVLFGSKDAY comes from the coding sequence ATGTCTGATTATGCAAAATCGGAGGCTCATAGAGTCTCCTCCATAGGTCAAAATTGGATTGACCTGAATGATACAAGAATATACCTAACAGTAAAGAGATTAATAGACATGTTGGGTGCTTTAGTAGGGTTGATTCTGTTGAGTCCATTATTTCTGTTCGTTGCTTTAGCAATTAAGGTAGAAGACCCGAAAGGTCCTATCTTTTTCGCGCAGACTCGAGTAGGCAAAAACGGAGAAGAATTTAAAATGTACAAGTTCCGTTCCATGGTAAGTGATGCGGAAGAAAAATTGAAAGAGTTACTTAAGTACAATGAAACTACGGGGCCACTTTTTAAAATAAAAAATGACCCGCGTATTACGAAGATTGGTAGATTTATAAGAAAAACAAGTATTGATGAGTTACCTCAGCTATGGAACGTCTTGATAGGGGACATGAGTCTAGTAGGGCCTAGACCGCCACTACCAAGAGAGGTAGCGCAATACTCAAAGTATGACAAACAAAGGCTCTTAGTTACTCCTGGTTGCACTGGTCTTTGGCAAGTGAGTGGTAGAAGTAATATTGGTTTTGACGAAATGGTTGAGCTAGACCTTAAATATATAAAAGAGAGAAATATCATACTAGATATCAAGATCATACTTAAAACGGTTCTTGTTTTATTTGGATCGAAAGATGCTTATTAA
- the galU gene encoding UTP--glucose-1-phosphate uridylyltransferase GalU, with protein sequence MKRVRKAIIPAAGLGTRFLPATKAMPKEMLPIVDKPTIQYIVEEAVESGIEDIIIVTGKGKRAIEDHFDNNFELEQNLLTKGKHELLEKVHRSSNVDIHYIRQKDPKGLGHAVWCARNFIGNEPFAVLLGDDIVQAETPGLRQLINQYEETHSSVIGVQTVPNDETHRYGIIDPGAATGRRYQVNAFVEKPEQGTAPSNLAIMGRYVLTPEIFMFLEEQRTGAGGEIQLTDAIQKLNEIQRVFAYDFEGKRYDVGEKHGFIKTQIEFALQHPELRNDIITFMQQLLETEKVK encoded by the coding sequence TTGAAAAGAGTGCGTAAAGCAATTATTCCAGCTGCAGGACTAGGAACGAGATTCTTGCCTGCGACAAAAGCGATGCCAAAGGAAATGTTACCTATAGTTGATAAGCCAACTATTCAATATATTGTTGAAGAAGCAGTAGAATCAGGAATTGAAGATATCATTATTGTAACGGGAAAAGGGAAGCGTGCCATCGAAGACCACTTCGATAACAACTTTGAACTTGAGCAAAACTTGCTAACAAAGGGGAAGCACGAATTACTAGAAAAAGTTCACAGGTCATCAAATGTAGATATTCATTACATTCGTCAAAAAGATCCGAAGGGGTTGGGTCATGCTGTATGGTGTGCGCGCAACTTTATTGGCAATGAGCCATTTGCTGTTTTACTTGGTGATGACATTGTACAAGCTGAAACACCAGGCTTACGCCAATTGATTAATCAATACGAAGAAACACATTCATCTGTAATCGGCGTACAGACAGTTCCGAATGATGAAACACATCGTTATGGCATTATCGATCCAGGTGCAGCAACAGGTCGCCGCTACCAAGTGAATGCATTTGTTGAAAAACCAGAGCAAGGTACCGCGCCTTCTAATTTAGCAATCATGGGACGTTATGTTCTAACACCAGAGATTTTTATGTTTCTTGAAGAACAACGAACAGGTGCCGGTGGCGAGATTCAACTAACAGATGCGATTCAAAAATTAAATGAGATACAAAGAGTATTCGCTTATGACTTTGAAGGTAAACGTTATGACGTCGGAGAAAAACATGGCTTTATCAAAACACAAATTGAATTTGCATTACAGCACCCAGAACTACGCAATGATATCATCACTTTTATGCAACAATTACTCGAAACTGAAAAAGTGAAATAA
- a CDS encoding tyrosine-protein phosphatase, which yields MIELHCHILPGLDDGARNLAESVEMAKVAVEEGITTIVATPHHKNGQYTNEKQTIDEAVVSFQKALTELQIPLQILPGQEVRLYGELLEDKAQGFLNTLADSKYILVEFPSNHIPRYAEKMLYDLQLAGVIPIIAHPERNAEIMENPTKLYDLVKKGAYTQITASSVTGHFGKKIKKFSLELVEHNLTQFIASDAHNVSSRGFHLREAYNVLEKQFGQGVHFMYRENAELLVNGKAVYKELPEKIKKKKFLLF from the coding sequence TTGATAGAATTACATTGTCACATCTTGCCCGGTCTAGACGATGGAGCAAGGAATTTAGCAGAAAGTGTCGAAATGGCAAAAGTAGCTGTTGAAGAAGGTATAACAACAATTGTTGCAACCCCTCACCATAAAAATGGTCAATATACAAATGAAAAGCAAACCATTGATGAGGCGGTTGTAAGTTTCCAAAAAGCATTAACTGAACTACAAATCCCACTACAAATCCTACCAGGTCAAGAAGTAAGACTATATGGCGAGTTACTTGAAGATAAAGCGCAAGGCTTCCTAAATACATTAGCTGACAGCAAATATATTTTAGTCGAATTTCCATCTAATCACATTCCAAGGTATGCTGAAAAAATGCTTTACGATTTGCAACTTGCGGGGGTCATCCCTATTATTGCTCATCCAGAACGTAATGCCGAAATAATGGAAAACCCTACGAAGCTTTACGATCTTGTAAAAAAAGGGGCATATACGCAAATAACAGCATCAAGCGTAACAGGTCATTTTGGAAAGAAAATCAAGAAATTTTCATTAGAATTAGTAGAGCACAACCTCACACAATTTATTGCGTCGGATGCTCACAATGTTTCAAGTAGAGGGTTTCATTTGCGTGAAGCATATAACGTATTAGAAAAACAATTTGGTCAAGGTGTACACTTTATGTATCGAGAAAATGCAGAATTATTAGTGAATGGAAAAGCAGTGTATAAAGAGCTGCCTGAGAAAATTAAAAAGAAGAAGTTCTTACTTTTTTAA
- a CDS encoding CpsD/CapB family tyrosine-protein kinase, protein MARKQKKTDVTRLNRSLITHTNPKSPISEQYRTIRTNIQFSSVDQTIRSLMVTSSGQAEGKSTTVANLAVAFAQQGKKVLLVDADMRKPTVHYTFQLHNTTGLTNVLTRLAVLKDATQTTDVENLEVLSSGPIPPNPAELLGSKAMEDFLVEAYAHYDLVLFDTPPVLAVTDAQILANQCSGTILVISSGKTETEAAVKAKELLVAAKGKLLGVVLNQKKVDSGSYYYYYGGK, encoded by the coding sequence TTGGCTCGTAAGCAGAAAAAGACAGATGTAACGCGTTTAAATCGTAGCTTAATTACACACACAAACCCAAAATCACCGATATCAGAGCAATATCGTACAATTCGTACAAACATACAATTCTCATCTGTGGATCAGACTATTCGTTCTCTGATGGTCACATCAAGTGGACAGGCAGAAGGGAAATCAACTACAGTCGCAAATTTAGCAGTGGCTTTCGCGCAACAAGGCAAAAAGGTGTTACTTGTTGATGCGGATATGCGTAAGCCGACAGTTCACTATACATTTCAGCTTCATAACACGACAGGGTTAACAAACGTGTTAACACGTTTAGCGGTTCTGAAGGATGCGACGCAAACGACAGACGTTGAAAATTTAGAAGTGTTATCAAGTGGACCAATTCCACCTAACCCGGCAGAACTACTAGGTTCAAAAGCAATGGAGGACTTCTTAGTAGAGGCGTATGCGCACTATGATTTAGTATTATTCGACACGCCTCCTGTATTAGCTGTCACAGATGCGCAAATTTTAGCGAACCAATGTAGCGGTACAATACTAGTTATAAGTAGTGGCAAAACAGAAACAGAAGCAGCTGTGAAAGCAAAAGAGCTACTAGTAGCAGCGAAGGGGAAACTTCTAGGCGTTGTCTTAAATCAGAAAAAGGTAGATTCTGGATCGTATTATTACTACTATGGCGGAAAATAG
- a CDS encoding YveK family protein: MEETISLRELFQVLRKRLWLITIITVIATVTSGIMSYFVITPIYQSSTQLLVNQAKSDQPVYNVNDIRTNLELINTYNVIMKSPAILDIVKEELDLNMSTTELNSKLTVGSEKNSQVVNVTVEDPDPQMAADIANTVASVFQREITTIMNVDNVSILAKAEINDAPVKPQPTLNMAIALVVGLMAAVGLAFLLEYLDNTVKSEQDIEKLLELPVLGAITVITPDKEVSTSRSARNEMNTRGETVGS; encoded by the coding sequence ATGGAAGAGACTATTAGCCTACGAGAATTATTCCAGGTGCTTCGTAAGCGTCTATGGTTAATTACAATTATTACTGTGATTGCAACAGTTACAAGCGGTATTATGAGTTACTTCGTTATAACACCTATCTATCAATCTTCGACACAATTACTAGTGAATCAAGCAAAAAGTGATCAACCCGTATACAATGTAAACGACATTCGTACAAATCTAGAGTTAATTAATACTTATAACGTGATTATGAAGAGTCCAGCTATTTTAGATATTGTAAAAGAAGAGCTGGATTTAAATATGTCGACAACCGAGTTAAACAGCAAGCTTACAGTCGGTAGTGAAAAGAACTCACAGGTTGTGAATGTGACAGTAGAAGATCCAGACCCGCAAATGGCAGCAGATATAGCGAATACTGTTGCATCTGTGTTTCAACGTGAAATTACAACGATTATGAACGTGGATAACGTGAGTATTTTAGCAAAAGCAGAAATAAATGATGCGCCAGTGAAACCACAACCAACATTGAATATGGCTATTGCTTTAGTAGTAGGTCTTATGGCGGCTGTAGGGTTAGCATTTTTACTAGAGTATTTAGATAATACGGTGAAATCAGAACAAGATATTGAAAAATTATTAGAGCTACCTGTGTTGGGTGCGATTACGGTCATTACACCAGATAAAGAAGTTAGCACAAGTAGGTCAGCTAGAAACGAAATGAATACAAGAGGTGAGACGGTTGGCTCGTAA
- a CDS encoding PadR family transcriptional regulator translates to MAKKLAAQLLPLTHTTYFILLSLTEPLHGYGIMQKVDEMSSSQVKLGPGTLYGALSKLEKQGLILKVEDTDRKKCYKLTDFGSEVVRLEFKRLEQLVVISRDIVETLGGDSHV, encoded by the coding sequence ATGGCAAAGAAATTAGCCGCTCAATTACTACCACTTACGCACACGACATATTTTATATTGCTTTCGCTGACCGAACCGCTGCACGGCTATGGCATTATGCAGAAGGTTGATGAGATGAGTAGCAGCCAGGTAAAACTTGGTCCCGGCACACTGTATGGCGCGCTAAGTAAATTGGAGAAACAAGGATTGATTTTGAAGGTTGAGGATACTGACCGCAAAAAGTGTTACAAGTTAACGGATTTTGGTTCTGAGGTTGTACGATTAGAATTTAAACGACTAGAGCAGCTCGTGGTGATCAGTAGAGACATTGTCGAAACACTAGGAGGAGATTCACATGTTTAA
- a CDS encoding DUF2812 domain-containing protein, translating to MFKKVFKLFWAWQDDKEEQWLQAMGEKGWALRHYNTGFYTFEKIKPTKYIYKLDYKTTRNSDMEEYVGIFEDSGWEHCAQYLGWHYFRTPAEGAKTPDIYSDTASKAHKYNSLATVLYLVLAMLVTLFITVLLRVDYESINIMRGIYVVLIGFTITGILRLKGKARKLSE from the coding sequence ATGTTTAAAAAAGTATTCAAGTTATTTTGGGCATGGCAAGATGACAAGGAAGAACAATGGTTACAAGCTATGGGTGAAAAAGGGTGGGCTTTACGACATTACAACACGGGCTTTTATACATTCGAAAAAATCAAACCGACTAAATACATTTACAAGCTCGACTACAAAACTACACGCAACAGCGACATGGAAGAGTATGTTGGTATTTTTGAAGATTCAGGCTGGGAGCATTGTGCGCAGTATCTAGGATGGCACTATTTCCGCACACCTGCTGAAGGCGCGAAGACACCGGATATTTATTCAGACACCGCATCTAAGGCGCATAAGTATAATAGCTTAGCAACGGTATTATATCTTGTTCTTGCTATGCTCGTGACACTCTTCATCACTGTGCTTCTACGAGTCGATTATGAAAGTATCAATATTATGCGCGGCATTTATGTTGTTTTAATCGGATTTACGATCACTGGTATTCTTCGATTGAAGGGTAAAGCACGGAAGTTGAGTGAGTAG
- a CDS encoding FAD-dependent oxidoreductase, producing the protein MRTLYADIIVIGGSLGGVMAALAAAKMGKTVILTEETSWIGGQLTSQAVPPDEHKWIEEFGCTATYREFRNNVRDYYRENYPLLKDSERLNPGNAWVSRISHEPRVALQMLENMLAPYVSSGRVNILLNHLPVRATVEDDTVTSVTVSSKEEIELRGQFFLDATECGDVLPLAGVEYVTGAESKVETGELHAPDEPNQQDMQPITHVFACEYREGEDHTISKPEQYDFWKQYQAPFLQHKQLSWFAPDADTGGSKEFAMFHKGDLWGLWDYRRIIDKDMYTPGHYKGDISLINWPQNDYWLGSIIDVSPQERAKHIESAKQLSLSLLYWLQTEAGYPGLRLRGDLVGTDDGLAMYPYIRESRRIRAMFTVVEEHISAETRGKAGIARFDDSVGIGAYRIDLHPTIETNSFFYTTSYPFEIPLGSLIPIRVKNLLPACKNIGTTHITNGCYRVHPVEWNIGESVGYLAAFAAEKGVLPRDIRRNKDLLKEFQHLLKNQGIPLHWDQLPNNGVGSAI; encoded by the coding sequence TTGAGAACACTATACGCTGATATTATCGTCATTGGCGGGAGCTTAGGTGGAGTGATGGCCGCACTAGCCGCTGCGAAAATGGGCAAGACAGTTATTTTAACAGAAGAAACATCATGGATTGGTGGCCAGCTCACGAGTCAAGCCGTCCCGCCAGATGAACACAAGTGGATCGAAGAATTTGGCTGCACCGCCACATACCGTGAATTCCGCAACAACGTACGCGATTATTATAGAGAGAATTATCCACTTCTTAAGGATAGTGAACGATTAAACCCTGGCAACGCATGGGTGAGTCGTATCTCACACGAACCGCGTGTCGCATTGCAAATGTTAGAAAACATGCTCGCGCCGTATGTAAGTAGTGGACGCGTCAACATATTACTAAATCATCTCCCTGTACGTGCGACTGTCGAAGACGATACGGTGACATCTGTGACAGTATCTTCAAAAGAAGAAATCGAACTACGTGGGCAATTCTTTCTCGATGCAACTGAGTGCGGAGACGTATTGCCACTTGCTGGCGTGGAATATGTCACAGGGGCCGAATCGAAAGTTGAAACAGGCGAGCTCCACGCGCCAGATGAACCGAACCAACAAGACATGCAGCCGATTACCCATGTGTTTGCTTGTGAGTATAGAGAGGGAGAAGACCATACGATTTCGAAACCAGAGCAATATGACTTTTGGAAACAGTACCAAGCACCGTTCCTCCAGCATAAACAGCTAAGCTGGTTTGCGCCAGATGCTGATACGGGTGGGTCAAAGGAATTTGCGATGTTTCATAAAGGTGACCTCTGGGGATTATGGGATTATCGTAGAATTATAGACAAAGATATGTATACACCGGGGCATTATAAAGGAGATATCTCGTTAATCAACTGGCCGCAAAACGATTACTGGCTTGGTTCGATTATTGACGTCTCGCCACAAGAACGAGCGAAGCATATCGAGTCTGCGAAACAATTGAGTTTATCACTGCTATATTGGTTGCAAACAGAAGCGGGGTATCCAGGGTTACGCTTACGTGGTGACCTTGTTGGAACGGACGATGGCCTTGCGATGTACCCGTACATTCGTGAATCACGCCGCATTAGAGCAATGTTCACCGTAGTCGAGGAGCACATTAGCGCCGAGACGCGCGGCAAAGCTGGCATTGCACGTTTTGATGACTCAGTTGGTATCGGGGCATATCGTATCGACCTTCACCCGACGATTGAAACGAATTCGTTCTTTTATACAACAAGCTATCCGTTTGAAATTCCACTGGGAAGTCTCATACCGATACGCGTGAAAAATTTACTACCAGCGTGCAAAAATATCGGCACGACCCATATCACAAATGGCTGTTATCGCGTGCATCCTGTCGAGTGGAATATCGGCGAATCAGTCGGCTACTTAGCTGCCTTTGCCGCAGAAAAAGGAGTGTTGCCGCGTGACATCCGTCGCAACAAAGATCTACTCAAAGAGTTTCAACATCTTCTAAAAAATCAAGGCATTCCTCTTCACTGGGACCAGCTACCCAACAACGGGGTAGGGAGTGCGATATAA
- a CDS encoding DUF4127 family protein — MREKLALLPVDARPVTRELPRDIAAIAGWDVLLPNTNILGFLKTPADHDDIVTWLHEVADEVDGFVLSVDMLAYGGLVASRIASQSLTDITARIELLRDLKRTYPNKPIIAFSSTMRISNNYVNEEEKDYWADYGEDIWAYSYHTHKYEKTGCPESFEKVNAMKEIIPEPILEDYLTTRERNFKLNESLFDLVETGVIDTLVFPQDDTAEYGLNIREQEQLVQMTAERKLWSNVFIYPGADEVASVMTARMIYELIGATKPTFFPVYSGEKGALLTAMYEDRPIVESVKGQIFAFGSHTVDTSTDADMLLAVNVPGKRQGDLALQKYINEVDTPDRNVGEWLARIKHYMTKGKQVAVADVAYSNGADPAMLPRLLQETDIEKLAGFAAWNTAGNTIGTVVAQAAMVHLVENLQTDYSYTHLVEAGVAQHVKGDNKHAKYRNILLRLLDDYVYQTIVRQHVRAITSDTDPQLLEKVREAFLKEAATLRDATNWIEDIYLPWARTFEIGITLRKEGQA; from the coding sequence ATGCGCGAAAAACTAGCTTTACTACCTGTCGATGCGCGTCCTGTGACACGTGAATTGCCGCGAGACATCGCGGCAATCGCTGGCTGGGACGTACTATTACCTAATACGAACATACTTGGCTTTTTAAAAACACCAGCTGATCACGATGATATCGTGACATGGCTACACGAAGTAGCAGACGAAGTCGATGGCTTTGTGCTTTCAGTCGATATGCTAGCGTATGGCGGTTTAGTCGCATCACGCATTGCATCACAGTCACTAACTGACATCACAGCCCGCATCGAGCTACTGCGCGACTTAAAGCGCACGTATCCGAACAAACCAATCATCGCCTTTAGCTCAACGATGCGTATTTCTAATAACTATGTTAACGAAGAAGAAAAAGATTACTGGGCTGACTACGGCGAAGACATTTGGGCGTACTCGTATCATACGCATAAATATGAAAAAACAGGGTGTCCTGAGTCGTTTGAAAAAGTGAACGCGATGAAAGAGATTATTCCTGAGCCTATCTTAGAAGACTATCTCACAACACGCGAGCGTAACTTCAAGTTAAATGAATCGCTGTTTGATTTAGTGGAAACAGGTGTTATTGATACGCTCGTATTTCCGCAAGATGACACAGCCGAATACGGCTTAAATATTCGCGAGCAAGAACAACTCGTGCAAATGACAGCGGAGCGCAAGCTGTGGTCGAACGTCTTCATTTACCCAGGAGCGGATGAAGTCGCAAGCGTCATGACAGCGCGGATGATTTACGAGCTTATTGGTGCGACTAAGCCAACCTTTTTCCCGGTTTATAGTGGAGAGAAAGGTGCACTGCTAACCGCGATGTACGAGGACCGGCCTATAGTCGAGTCGGTCAAAGGACAAATATTTGCGTTTGGCTCGCACACAGTGGATACAAGTACAGATGCTGATATGCTACTAGCGGTGAACGTGCCTGGTAAACGCCAAGGAGACCTTGCGCTACAAAAATATATAAATGAAGTGGATACACCAGATCGCAACGTTGGCGAGTGGCTCGCGCGCATCAAGCATTACATGACAAAAGGGAAACAAGTCGCAGTTGCTGATGTTGCCTATAGCAACGGAGCCGATCCTGCGATGCTGCCACGTCTATTACAAGAAACTGATATTGAAAAATTAGCGGGATTTGCCGCTTGGAACACAGCTGGTAACACGATTGGGACGGTCGTTGCGCAAGCGGCGATGGTTCATTTAGTCGAAAACCTACAAACGGATTATTCCTACACGCACCTAGTCGAAGCCGGAGTCGCGCAGCACGTAAAAGGTGATAACAAGCATGCCAAGTATCGCAATATCCTCCTGCGCTTGCTAGATGACTATGTGTATCAAACGATAGTGCGCCAACATGTACGAGCTATCACATCTGACACAGACCCGCAGCTTCTCGAAAAGGTACGCGAAGCATTCTTGAAAGAAGCAGCTACATTACGCGACGCGACGAACTGGATCGAAGACATCTATTTACCGTGGGCTCGCACATTTGAAATCGGCATCACGTTACGAAAGGAGGGCCAAGCTTGA